One window from the genome of Nicotiana sylvestris chromosome 9, ASM39365v2, whole genome shotgun sequence encodes:
- the LOC138877528 gene encoding uncharacterized protein, with product MGRGIPHTEKLFIGGDFNGHIVATSAGHDDVHECFANSSFPKKKEYLVAFQSLVVETQIDYLLCRKSDRCLCTDCKVIPSDNLLTLHRILVMDLGITRKRRNMAMYSKHRIKWEVLMEVKAQQVGVKLVTMGAWRSSGDTSAVWTTTAHCIREAAREVLGVSKGYSGGHKEDW from the exons ATGGGGCGTGGTATCCCACATACCGAGAAGCttttcataggaggagatttcaatggtcacaTTGTAGCGACGTCTGCGGGGCATGATGATGTGCATGAGTGCTTTG CAAACTCGAGTTTTCCGAAGAAGAAGGAGTACTTGGTCGCCTTCCAGAGTTTGGTGGTTGAGACTCAGATTGATTATTTACTATGCAGGAAGTCTGATAGATGTCTTTGCACGGATTGCAAGGTCATCCCGAGTGATAACCTCTTGACCCTTCATAGGATCCTAGTCATGGACCTTGGGATCACGAGGAAAAGGAGGAATATGGCGATGTATAGCAAACATAGGATCAAGTGGGAAGTCTTGATGGAAGTTAAAGCGCAACAGGTGGGGGTCAAGCTAGTGACTATGGGGGCTTGGAGGAGTAGTGGGGACACAAGCGCTGTGTGGACCACGACTGCGCACTGCATTAGGGAAGCTGCGAGAGAGGTATTAGGGGTCTCAAAAGGTTACTCCGGTGGTCATAAGGAAGACTGGTAG